In Paramormyrops kingsleyae isolate MSU_618 chromosome 13, PKINGS_0.4, whole genome shotgun sequence, a single window of DNA contains:
- the LOC111859919 gene encoding uncharacterized protein isoform X8 yields MGVRRTQPKSSSCSGLRSRRSAELEKLTETPNVRSVPKILVQRMPKMTGTGRVPPEPLAAASHRKDGQHWRAASGKCAWQLEEIVQKAWSTPRTQGHLLAKGAAVELHADNKPLLLSRQPADGFSEDKPLACSSSRTTPQETFGELVSVLTSVFKKPSVDVNSQNGAHWKVPEERAENSSSCKRTRSSPTEHPDYLLLSDIESYCAEDFHSHIVMRPEVYCLHNHGNTGFYGNRKCLSQQLDLPRGIQQQDSPRPLRSLSSALLPHCSSSMQAYVICSIVLMKGQGKGLGFSIVGGRDSRNGPMGIYVKTIYAGGAAASDGRLQEGDEILELNGESLHGLTHEGALKQFKQIKKGLLTLVVRTSLRQGALLSRAQASKLCRSRSLSSGTSISRGSVDLGDYGFSADQTSPTKPKDRVMIEITLQREAGVGLGIGLCCVPSHEGCPAIYIHTLSPGSVAHMDGRLRFGDEVTEINDTVVHNLTLNEVYSVLSQCNPGPVQIIISRHPDPNVSEQQLNEAITQAIESSELKKDSSPWSMEGLRRLDSSFQRKQMCERCEERTFCQLNSRTQRVMTRSSSDSAYNHCFHNDSVHEHHSYCTHNNHPCTDSMSNDKTCSDSTSDHCCARETTQSACDGTYNHCCNSHILSQRSFSDSSYNHAYSDMKTNSHQSFKSHTYSQQSFKDESGSYEPFGDSGYNHINVNRGAEGAINICKRQQLSTQAQREPEHKAHEAEGDCADDDFNTRLRHNRLKEKPSDNCVSETGECRDMVPAKAGSRPATHSIQQEAEGRHSCMAHICLPTAPSKQLLNQGDITPGAEAPSLVCCQDRRSALTRQVRVALVLEQDNLCDGPDGQGGSAGSGAECGHASTEAPCCAPLPSDPNPAVGIHSTAVNALHKMPEEFPNGKKGPPVPPKPVWIPQSPWGSQSRRTQRSPPDFAKNVTSCTRDTSTARNLFIRQKGHGVTDPAEIPRRELRPSTSLPLKDKPPRAGHSTCNKESLNRVLSFSQQVAHSLLNSLQAGPVEPNACFRHRHAPPTGTPLSKAEVTLQISNIQGFSVSLADLRDELGRAGDLQGTGLQNPSRAQSAILALLSHGRERMTREAKRSLDRETCKLFEDIHIIVLPKEDGTDLGPARGTKHKNRATAVRLQTHHHPLLNKRLHVTIERGDEVLSINGQWLRGSAHGDPTASLQEVRESAPAVVVVVRKQRAAGGTTRGSADLTECLTSDSPATDLENSRGKGSLHGQGGNRSCEEQNRSRSSLDLSC; encoded by the exons ATGGGAGTTAGGCGAACCCAGCCTAAATCATCCTCGTGTTCTGGCTTGCGGTCCAGACGATCGGCTGAGCTAGAAAAGCTCACTGAGACCCCTAATGTCCGTTCTGTACCTAAAATCCTCGTTCAGAGAATGCCGAAGATGACAGGGACTGGGAGAGTCCCCCCGGAGCCCCTCGCGGCGGCGTCACACAGAAAGGATGGTCAACACTG GAGAGCAGCTTCTGGAAAATGTGCATGGCAGCTGGAGGAGATCGTTCAGAAGGCATGGTCCACTCCAAGGACACAAGGTCACCTGCTTGCCAAAGGAGCAGCGGTGGAGCTGCACGCAG ATAACAAACCACTCCTACTCAGCAGACAGCCTGCCGATGGCTTTTCGGAAGACAAACCCCTGGCATGCTCAAGCTCACGGACTACACCTCAGGAGACCTTCGGTGAG CTGGTCTCTGTGCTGACGTCTGTCTTCAAGAAACCAAGTGTTGATGTGAATAGTCAGAATGGAGCACACTGGAAAGTGCCAGAAGAGCGTGCTGAGAACTCTTCTTCCTGCAAAAGGACTAGATCCAGTCCCACTG AACATCCAGATTATCTGTTGCTGTCAGATATCGAGTCCTACTGTGCTGAAGACTTTCATAGCCATATCGTGATGAGACCAGAGGTCTACTGCCTTCATAACCATGGCAATACTGGCTTCTACGGAAACAGGAAGTGTCTCTCTCAGCAGCTGGACCTTCCCAGAGGAATACAGCAG CAGGACAGCCCCAGACCACTGCGCTCCCTAAGCTCAGCCCTCCTGCCccactgcagcagcagcatgcaGGCCTATGTGATCTGCAGCATCGTCCTGATGAAGGGTCAGGGGAAG GGACTGGGCTTCAGCATCGTAGGTGGAAGAGACAGTCGCAATGGACCAATGGGAATCTATGTTAAGACCATCTAcgctggaggagctgcagccTCCGACGGTCGGCTACAGGAAG GAGACGAGATCCTGGAactgaatggagagtccctgcATGGCCTGACTCACGAAGGTGCCTTGAAGCAGTTCAAA CAAATAAAAAAGGGCCTGCTGACCCTTGTGGTACGGACCAGCCTGCGCCAGGGGGCGCTGCTGAGCCGAGCCCAGGCCTCCAAGCTGTGTCGCTCCCGTTCTCTCAGCTCTGGCACTAGCATTAGCAGGGGGAGTGTGGACCTGGGCGACTACGGGTTCTCTGCCGACCAAACCAGCCCGACCAAGCCCAAGGACCGTGTCATGATCGAGATCACTCTGCAGAGAG aggCCGGAGTGGGCCTAGGCATCGGCCTTTGCTGCGTGCCTTCTCATGAGGGCTGCCCTGCCATCTACATCCACACCCTGTCCCCAGGCTCGGTGGCCCACATGGATGGCCGGCTCAG GTTTGGTGATGAGGTCACTGAGATCAACGATACCGTGGTCCACAACCTGACGCTGAATGAAGTCTACAGTGTCCTGAGTCAGTGCAACCCAGGACCCGTACAGATCATTATCAGTCGTCACCCGGACCCAAAC GTCTCTGAGCAGCAGCTAAATGAGGCTATAACTCAAGCCATAGAGAGCAGCGAACTGAAGAAAGACAGCAGCCCATGGAGCATGGAAG GTCTGAGAAGGTTGGATTCGTCCTTCCAGAGGAAGCAGATGTGTGAGCGCTGCGAGGAGAGGACTTTCTGCCAGCTAAACTCACGGACCCAGCGGGTCATGACCCGCTCCAGCAGTGACAGCGCTTACAACCACTGCTTCCACAATGACAGCGTGCATGAGCATCATTCATACTGCACCCACAACAACCACCCCTGCACTGACAGCATGTCCAATGATAAGACATGTAGCGACAGCACCAGTGACCACTGCTGTGCCAGGGAGACTACCCAGTCTGCCTGTGACGGGACCTACAACCACTGCTGCAACAGCCACATCCTCAGCCAGCGTTCCTTCAGCGACAGCTCTTACAACCATGCCTACAGTGACATGAAGACCAACAGCCACCAAAGCTTTAAAAGCCACACTTACAGCCAGCAATCCTTCAAAGATGAATCCGGAAGCTATGAACCTTTTGGCGACAGCGGCTACAACCACATCAACGTCAACCGGGGAGCTGAAGGAGCCATAAACATCTGCAAACGTCAGCAACTCAGCACCCAAGCGCAGAGAGAGCCTGAACACAAGGCGCATGAAGCTGAGGGAGACTGTGCAGATGATGACTTTAATACTCGGCTCAGGCACAACAGACTAAAAGAGAAGCCTAGTGACAACTGTGTGAGTGAGACTGGAGAGTGCAGAGACATGGTTCCCGCTAAGGCAGGAAGCAGGCCTGCTACTCACTCTATCCAGCAG GAAGCAGAAGGCAGGCATTCCTGCATGGCGCACATATGCCTTCCAACAGCACCTTCAAAGCAACTTTTAAACCAAGGGGACATTACACCAG GCGCTGAAGCTCCCAGCCTCGTCTGCTGCCAGGACAGGAGGTCAGCCCTGACGAGGCAGGTTCGCGTAGCGCTGGTCCTGGAGCAGGACAATCTGTGTGACGGCCCTGATGGTCAGGGAGGCTCTGCTGGCTCGGGTGCAGAATGTGGGCATGCTTCCACTGAGGCCCCATGTTGTGCTCCTTTACCCTCTGACCCCAACCCGGCCGTGGGCATTCACTCCACCGCTGTCAACGCCCTCCACAAAATGCCTGAGGAGTTTCCTAATGGAAAGAAAGGCCCACCAGTGCCACCAAAGCCAGTCTGGATTCCTCAGAGCCCTTGGGGTAGTCAGAGCAGGAGGACGCAACGCTCTCCCCCAGATTTTGCCAAGAACGTTACATCATGCACACGAGATACATCAACAGCTCGAAATCTGTTTATAAGACAGAAAGGCCATGGTGTTACAGATCCAGCTGAGATTCCCAGGAGGGAGCTGCGGCCTTCCACATCACTACCACTAAAGGACAAACCCCCCCGGGCAGGCCACAGCACATGTAATAAGGAGAGCCTGAACCGGGTCCTCTCCttcagccagcaggtggcgcactCCCTACTCAACTCACTGCAGGCTGGGCCGGTGGAGCCCAATGCGTGCTTCAGGCATCGCCACGCGCCCCCTACAGGGACTCCTTTGTCTAAGGCTGAAGTGACCCTCCAGATTAGCAACATACAGGGATTCTCTGTGAG CCTGGCAGACCTTAGGGATGAACTCGGCAGGGCAGGAGACCTCCAGGGAACTGGGCTACAGAATCCCAGCCGAGCCCAAAGTGCCATCTTAGCACTTCTGAGCCACGGGAGGGAGAGAATGACCCGAGAAGCCAAGCGTTCCCTAGACAGAGAAACCTGCAAG cTGTTTGAAGACATTCACATTATTGTTCTACCCAAAGAGGATGGAACTGATCTGGGCCCAGCTAGGGGGACAAAGCACAAGAACAGAGCAACCGCT GTTAGGCTCCAAACTCACCACCACCCTCTGCTGAACAAGCGCTTACAT GTGACCATAGAGAGGGGGGATGAGGTGCTGTCCATTAATGGCCAGTGGCTGAGAGGCTCAGCACATGGGGACCCCACCGCCAGCCTACAGGAGGTCAGGGAGTCTGCCCCAGCCGTCGTGGTCGTGGTGCGTAAGCAGCGGGCAGCAGGAGGAACGACCCGTGGCTCTGCTGACCTCACGGAGTGCCTCACCTCAG ACTCTCCTGCCACAGATCTGGAGAACAGCAGAGGCAAAGGATCCCTGCATGGACAAGGGGGGAACAGGTCCTGTGAAG AGCAGAACAGATCGAGATCGTCTCTGGACctgagctgctga
- the LOC111859919 gene encoding uncharacterized protein isoform X9: MGVRRTQPKSSSCSGLRSRRSAELEKLTETPNVRSVPKILVQRMPKMTGTGRVPPEPLAAASHRKDGQHWRAASGKCAWQLEEIVQKAWSTPRTQGHLLAKGAAVELHADNKPLLLSRQPADGFSEDKPLACSSSRTTPQETFGEKPSVDVNSQNGAHWKVPEERAENSSSCKRTRSSPTEHPDYLLLSDIESYCAEDFHSHIVMRPEVYCLHNHGNTGFYGNRKCLSQQLDLPRGIQQQDSPRPLRSLSSALLPHCSSSMQAYVICSIVLMKGQGKGLGFSIVGGRDSRNGPMGIYVKTIYAGGAAASDGRLQEGDEILELNGESLHGLTHEGALKQFKQIKKGLLTLVVRTSLRQGALLSRAQASKLCRSRSLSSGTSISRGSVDLGDYGFSADQTSPTKPKDRVMIEITLQREAGVGLGIGLCCVPSHEGCPAIYIHTLSPGSVAHMDGRLRFGDEVTEINDTVVHNLTLNEVYSVLSQCNPGPVQIIISRHPDPNVSEQQLNEAITQAIESSELKKDSSPWSMEGLRRLDSSFQRKQMCERCEERTFCQLNSRTQRVMTRSSSDSAYNHCFHNDSVHEHHSYCTHNNHPCTDSMSNDKTCSDSTSDHCCARETTQSACDGTYNHCCNSHILSQRSFSDSSYNHAYSDMKTNSHQSFKSHTYSQQSFKDESGSYEPFGDSGYNHINVNRGAEGAINICKRQQLSTQAQREPEHKAHEAEGDCADDDFNTRLRHNRLKEKPSDNCVSETGECRDMVPAKAGSRPATHSIQQEAEGRHSCMAHICLPTAPSKQLLNQGDITPGAEAPSLVCCQDRRSALTRQVRVALVLEQDNLCDGPDGQGGSAGSGAECGHASTEAPCCAPLPSDPNPAVGIHSTAVNALHKMPEEFPNGKKGPPVPPKPVWIPQSPWGSQSRRTQRSPPDFAKNVTSCTRDTSTARNLFIRQKGHGVTDPAEIPRRELRPSTSLPLKDKPPRAGHSTCNKESLNRVLSFSQQVAHSLLNSLQAGPVEPNACFRHRHAPPTGTPLSKAEVTLQISNIQGFSVSLADLRDELGRAGDLQGTGLQNPSRAQSAILALLSHGRERMTREAKRSLDRETCKLFEDIHIIVLPKEDGTDLGPARGTKHKNRATAVRLQTHHHPLLNKRLHVTIERGDEVLSINGQWLRGSAHGDPTASLQEVRESAPAVVVVVRKQRAAGGTTRGSADLTECLTSDSPATDLENSRGKGSLHGQGGNRSCEEQNRSRSSLDLSC; this comes from the exons ATGGGAGTTAGGCGAACCCAGCCTAAATCATCCTCGTGTTCTGGCTTGCGGTCCAGACGATCGGCTGAGCTAGAAAAGCTCACTGAGACCCCTAATGTCCGTTCTGTACCTAAAATCCTCGTTCAGAGAATGCCGAAGATGACAGGGACTGGGAGAGTCCCCCCGGAGCCCCTCGCGGCGGCGTCACACAGAAAGGATGGTCAACACTG GAGAGCAGCTTCTGGAAAATGTGCATGGCAGCTGGAGGAGATCGTTCAGAAGGCATGGTCCACTCCAAGGACACAAGGTCACCTGCTTGCCAAAGGAGCAGCGGTGGAGCTGCACGCAG ATAACAAACCACTCCTACTCAGCAGACAGCCTGCCGATGGCTTTTCGGAAGACAAACCCCTGGCATGCTCAAGCTCACGGACTACACCTCAGGAGACCTTCGGTGAG AAACCAAGTGTTGATGTGAATAGTCAGAATGGAGCACACTGGAAAGTGCCAGAAGAGCGTGCTGAGAACTCTTCTTCCTGCAAAAGGACTAGATCCAGTCCCACTG AACATCCAGATTATCTGTTGCTGTCAGATATCGAGTCCTACTGTGCTGAAGACTTTCATAGCCATATCGTGATGAGACCAGAGGTCTACTGCCTTCATAACCATGGCAATACTGGCTTCTACGGAAACAGGAAGTGTCTCTCTCAGCAGCTGGACCTTCCCAGAGGAATACAGCAG CAGGACAGCCCCAGACCACTGCGCTCCCTAAGCTCAGCCCTCCTGCCccactgcagcagcagcatgcaGGCCTATGTGATCTGCAGCATCGTCCTGATGAAGGGTCAGGGGAAG GGACTGGGCTTCAGCATCGTAGGTGGAAGAGACAGTCGCAATGGACCAATGGGAATCTATGTTAAGACCATCTAcgctggaggagctgcagccTCCGACGGTCGGCTACAGGAAG GAGACGAGATCCTGGAactgaatggagagtccctgcATGGCCTGACTCACGAAGGTGCCTTGAAGCAGTTCAAA CAAATAAAAAAGGGCCTGCTGACCCTTGTGGTACGGACCAGCCTGCGCCAGGGGGCGCTGCTGAGCCGAGCCCAGGCCTCCAAGCTGTGTCGCTCCCGTTCTCTCAGCTCTGGCACTAGCATTAGCAGGGGGAGTGTGGACCTGGGCGACTACGGGTTCTCTGCCGACCAAACCAGCCCGACCAAGCCCAAGGACCGTGTCATGATCGAGATCACTCTGCAGAGAG aggCCGGAGTGGGCCTAGGCATCGGCCTTTGCTGCGTGCCTTCTCATGAGGGCTGCCCTGCCATCTACATCCACACCCTGTCCCCAGGCTCGGTGGCCCACATGGATGGCCGGCTCAG GTTTGGTGATGAGGTCACTGAGATCAACGATACCGTGGTCCACAACCTGACGCTGAATGAAGTCTACAGTGTCCTGAGTCAGTGCAACCCAGGACCCGTACAGATCATTATCAGTCGTCACCCGGACCCAAAC GTCTCTGAGCAGCAGCTAAATGAGGCTATAACTCAAGCCATAGAGAGCAGCGAACTGAAGAAAGACAGCAGCCCATGGAGCATGGAAG GTCTGAGAAGGTTGGATTCGTCCTTCCAGAGGAAGCAGATGTGTGAGCGCTGCGAGGAGAGGACTTTCTGCCAGCTAAACTCACGGACCCAGCGGGTCATGACCCGCTCCAGCAGTGACAGCGCTTACAACCACTGCTTCCACAATGACAGCGTGCATGAGCATCATTCATACTGCACCCACAACAACCACCCCTGCACTGACAGCATGTCCAATGATAAGACATGTAGCGACAGCACCAGTGACCACTGCTGTGCCAGGGAGACTACCCAGTCTGCCTGTGACGGGACCTACAACCACTGCTGCAACAGCCACATCCTCAGCCAGCGTTCCTTCAGCGACAGCTCTTACAACCATGCCTACAGTGACATGAAGACCAACAGCCACCAAAGCTTTAAAAGCCACACTTACAGCCAGCAATCCTTCAAAGATGAATCCGGAAGCTATGAACCTTTTGGCGACAGCGGCTACAACCACATCAACGTCAACCGGGGAGCTGAAGGAGCCATAAACATCTGCAAACGTCAGCAACTCAGCACCCAAGCGCAGAGAGAGCCTGAACACAAGGCGCATGAAGCTGAGGGAGACTGTGCAGATGATGACTTTAATACTCGGCTCAGGCACAACAGACTAAAAGAGAAGCCTAGTGACAACTGTGTGAGTGAGACTGGAGAGTGCAGAGACATGGTTCCCGCTAAGGCAGGAAGCAGGCCTGCTACTCACTCTATCCAGCAG GAAGCAGAAGGCAGGCATTCCTGCATGGCGCACATATGCCTTCCAACAGCACCTTCAAAGCAACTTTTAAACCAAGGGGACATTACACCAG GCGCTGAAGCTCCCAGCCTCGTCTGCTGCCAGGACAGGAGGTCAGCCCTGACGAGGCAGGTTCGCGTAGCGCTGGTCCTGGAGCAGGACAATCTGTGTGACGGCCCTGATGGTCAGGGAGGCTCTGCTGGCTCGGGTGCAGAATGTGGGCATGCTTCCACTGAGGCCCCATGTTGTGCTCCTTTACCCTCTGACCCCAACCCGGCCGTGGGCATTCACTCCACCGCTGTCAACGCCCTCCACAAAATGCCTGAGGAGTTTCCTAATGGAAAGAAAGGCCCACCAGTGCCACCAAAGCCAGTCTGGATTCCTCAGAGCCCTTGGGGTAGTCAGAGCAGGAGGACGCAACGCTCTCCCCCAGATTTTGCCAAGAACGTTACATCATGCACACGAGATACATCAACAGCTCGAAATCTGTTTATAAGACAGAAAGGCCATGGTGTTACAGATCCAGCTGAGATTCCCAGGAGGGAGCTGCGGCCTTCCACATCACTACCACTAAAGGACAAACCCCCCCGGGCAGGCCACAGCACATGTAATAAGGAGAGCCTGAACCGGGTCCTCTCCttcagccagcaggtggcgcactCCCTACTCAACTCACTGCAGGCTGGGCCGGTGGAGCCCAATGCGTGCTTCAGGCATCGCCACGCGCCCCCTACAGGGACTCCTTTGTCTAAGGCTGAAGTGACCCTCCAGATTAGCAACATACAGGGATTCTCTGTGAG CCTGGCAGACCTTAGGGATGAACTCGGCAGGGCAGGAGACCTCCAGGGAACTGGGCTACAGAATCCCAGCCGAGCCCAAAGTGCCATCTTAGCACTTCTGAGCCACGGGAGGGAGAGAATGACCCGAGAAGCCAAGCGTTCCCTAGACAGAGAAACCTGCAAG cTGTTTGAAGACATTCACATTATTGTTCTACCCAAAGAGGATGGAACTGATCTGGGCCCAGCTAGGGGGACAAAGCACAAGAACAGAGCAACCGCT GTTAGGCTCCAAACTCACCACCACCCTCTGCTGAACAAGCGCTTACAT GTGACCATAGAGAGGGGGGATGAGGTGCTGTCCATTAATGGCCAGTGGCTGAGAGGCTCAGCACATGGGGACCCCACCGCCAGCCTACAGGAGGTCAGGGAGTCTGCCCCAGCCGTCGTGGTCGTGGTGCGTAAGCAGCGGGCAGCAGGAGGAACGACCCGTGGCTCTGCTGACCTCACGGAGTGCCTCACCTCAG ACTCTCCTGCCACAGATCTGGAGAACAGCAGAGGCAAAGGATCCCTGCATGGACAAGGGGGGAACAGGTCCTGTGAAG AGCAGAACAGATCGAGATCGTCTCTGGACctgagctgctga